The stretch of DNA ACGATCCCGCCCGCGAAGCCGTTCGGGCTCGTCGAGGTGCCGGCCGCGAGCTGCGCGCTCGTGCTGCAGTCGGAGCCGCGGCCGGTGTCGCTGCGGCAGAAGGGCGGCGCGCTCGCGATGGGACCGCACGCGGGCAACATCGGGTGGTGCACGTCGGCGGCGGCGACGGTGCTCGTTCAGCGGGAACCGGGCCCCGCGCCCACCGACGAGCAGAGCGCCGTCGACGTGCTGATCGCGCCGGCGGGGAAGCTCGGCGGCCTCCTCGGGATGCACGAGGCGGCGAAGAAGGACGGCGTCGCGATCGCGGCGACGGCGGTGCCGCCGAACGATCGCGAGTGGATCGCGAAGGAGCTCCTGACCGCGAGCTGGGTCCCGGCGTCGCTCGTGACGACGGGGATCGAGCGCGTCGACGACGAGAAGGAGCTGCGCATCGCGTCGCTCTCCGTCGCGAAGACCGGGACGCTGAACCCCGAGACGGCGGAGGGCATCTTCTCCTTCTGCGATCCGCCGCTCGAGAGCGCGGTCGCGAGCTTGTGCGTGTTCTCGGGGCTCTCGCGCTGGCGGGTGGAGGGCGACGCGGTCACCGGCCTCGCGCGCGCGAAGACGCCGTTCTGGCTCTTCGCCTTCAAGGACGCGACCGAGCCCGCCGCGCTCATGCGCGAGACGCAGCTCATCACGCTCGCACGGCGGCTGAAGCGCGAGGGCTTCGAGCCGACCACGATCGAGGCGGTGACGGAGACCGACGCCGGCGCCGAGGTGCTCGGCCGCGCGAACGAGGACGCCGTCGTCGCCCTCACCATCGCCCCGGTCGACCCGTGGGTGTTCCCGCTCGCGGCGAAGGACGCCCCCCCGTGGACGCTCGACGGCGAGCCGCGCTCGGCGCCGATCAAGCCGCTCGAACGCATCGTGCTCGTCCCCGCGCCGAAGACGAGGCTGCCCCCGAAGGCGGCCCGCCGCACGGTGGTGTTTCGGCGTCACGAGTGAGCTTGCGCGTTCGCGACGGCGAGTTAGAGTATAATTTACTCTATGACGACCACCTCCATCCGGTTCCGTGATTTTCGGCGCATCGTCTTCTTCACCGGCGCGGGCATGTCCGCCGAGAGCGGGATCCCCACGTACCGCGGGAGCGGCGGGATCTGGAAGGAGTACAACTACGAGGACTACGCGTGCCAGCGCGCGTTCGAGCGGGACCCGGAGAAGGTCTGGGACTTCCACGACAAGCGGCGGGAGATGGTGCGGAGCAAGGAGCCGAACCGCGGCCACCTCATCGTCGCCGAGGTGCAGGAGCGTCAGCCCGGCACGAAGATCGTCACGCAGAACATCGACGGCATGCACCAGCGCGCCGGCGCGGAGGTGGAGGCCGAGCTGCACGGCAGCCTCTGGCGCGTGCGCTGCGACCCGCAGAACATCGTCCGCGACGACGACAGCGTGCCGATGAGCCCGCGCAAGTGCGAGTGCGGCGGCTACTGGCGCCCCGACATCGTGTGGTTCGAGGACCAGCTCGATCACCGCGTCGTGCGGCGCGCGCGCGAGGCGCTCGAGGAGTGCGATCTCCTCGTCTCGATCGGCACCTCCGCCGTGGTGTACCCCGCCGCGCAGCTGCCTCGCATCGCCGCGGAGCGCGGCGCGGTGACGGTCGAGGTCAACCTCGAGGACACCGCGATGAGCGAGCTCTATCAGCACCGCCTCCGCGGCAAGGCGAGCGACGTCCTCGCCCAGCTCGATGCGCGCTAAAGAAGAAGGATGCCGATCATCGACGACGCGGAATCGATCACGAAGCTCCTCGCGACCACGAAGCGCATCGCCGTCCTCGGCATCAAGACGGAGGACGCGGCGGGGCAGCCCGCGTACTACGTGCCGAAGTTCGCGTCGGAGGCCGGCTTCGAGATCGTCCCGGTCCCGGTCTACTACCCCGACGCGAAGGAGATCCTCGGGCGGCCGGTCTACCGCAAGCTCGCCGACGTGCCGGGGACGATCGACCTCGTCGACGTGTTCCGCCGGCCGACCGATCTGATGGCGCACCTCGACGACGTCCTCGCCGCGAAGCCCAAGGCGGTGTGGCTCCAGTCCGGGATCCGGAACGACGACTTCGCCGCGAAGCTCTCCGCCGCCGGGATCACGGTCGTGCAGGATCGCTGCTTGATGGTGGAGCTGCGAGAGCGGCGCTGAACGCCCAGTCGCCGTCGAAGATGCGCGAGAGCGGCGCGACCACGTTCGGCGCGTCGGTCACGATCGCGACGTTGCGCGACTTCAGGAAGTAGTCGCCCTCCCAGTTGCTCGTGCCGATCCACGCGCTGGCTCGATCGAGGAGGAGGAACTTCGCGTGCGTGACGCGCGCGAAGGGGATCTCGCCGCCGGACCACGGCGGGATCGTCATCACCCGCACCTCGACGTTCGGGACCGACGCGAGCGCGCGGAGGGCGTGGTTGTCCTCTTTGTCGGCCCAGCTCGACACGACGAGCCGCACGCGCACGCCGCGAGCGGCCGCGCGGCGGAGCGCGTCGTCGAGCGTCGTGAAGGTGCTCTTGTCGCGCATCGTCGTCGAGTACGTGAGGACCTGGAGCTCGATCGATCGCGCCGCGCCGTCGAGGAGCGCGACGAGGCGATCGAGATCGCCGATCGACGGATCCGGCAGCCACGCGGCGGGGCTCCCGTAGAGCGCGAACCTCGCCGCGGCGGGGCGCGCCGGATGCGCACGCACGCGCGTGGTCGACGGCGTGCTCGCGTCGGCGAGCGCCCAGTCGGTCTCGAACACGTCGAGGAGCCCGCCCGCGACGGCGCGCGAGCGCACGCGGACGCCGATCTCCTGGATGTGGCGGAGCGCGCGCCAGTCGAAGTTCTGGCTGCCGACGAAGGCCTCGTCTTCGTCGACGACGAACAGCTTCGCGTGCTGGACGCCGCCGAACCGCGGCTTGCAATCGAGGATGCGGACCTCGACGCCGGCCGCGCGCAGCACGTCGAGGGTGGCGGGGTACTTCGGCGCCATCACCTGATCGGCGAGGAAACGCACGCGGACGCCGCGCTTCACCGCGCGTCCGATCGCGGCGAGCGTCGGCGCGAGCGGGCTCTCGCTCCGCGCGTCCTCCACGTCGCTCGCGTAGAACTCCTCGAAGACGAGGCTCTTCGTCGCGCGATCGATCATCTCGGGCCATACCCTCTCCGCGTCGCGCACGTCGGAATGATCGAGCGGCGTCTCGATCGGCCACGACTCGACGAGCTCGATCTCGTCGGCGGGCGGCGTCGCCGCAGGCGCCGAGGGCGCCCTGCAGCCGAGAAGAAGAAGGAGAAGCGCCCGTTGCACGCGCCCACGTTAGCGTGTCTCGAGAGCTGATACCCTCGCGGCGTGATCGAGCGCTGCGATGTTTGTGGGGCCGCGCGTGACGCCTGCTCGTGCGTCGGCCTCGAGCTCGATCTCGATCGCCGCGCTCCTCCCGCGCGGCCCGTGCCCGTGCCCGTGCACCCGCCGCCGCCGCCGCGACCGCCCACCCCGCCGCTCCCGCCGCCGCCCAGCGCCGGGGTCTCCTCCTTCGCCGTCCGGGTCGCGATCGGAGTCGTGCTCGTCGCGGTCGCGATCGGGCTCGGGGTGATGAAGCTCCGCTCGGCGGTCGAGTCCGCGGTCGACGAGGCGGCGACGCGGCCCTATCAGGCGCCGAACCGCCTCGTCATCGCGAGCGTGACGAGCGACTACGCGTCCGAGGTGCTCGACGACGGCGCGATCCTCCTCCGGCGCATGCCCACCGGATCCGCGGCCGGCCTCGCCGGCTGGTACCGCGCCGCCAGCGCGCCGCCGCCGAGCCTCGTCGACGACGTCGTCGCGTCGATGCAAGCCGCGCCGACCTACCGTCCGCTCGCCGCGCCGTCGGAGCCGTGCCGCACCGACGCGGAGGAGGGATCGGCGCGCGCGACGCTCGGTGAGCTCTCGTTCGGTGACGATCGCGACGTGACGCTGTGGACGTGCACGCTGACGAAGCGCGGGCACGCCTATTTCCTCGCGTGGGCGGCGCTCTCGGCGGACGTCTCGTCCGACCGCTCGCGCCTCGTGTGGATGCTGAAGGGCAGCCAGCTCGTCTCCGACGACCTCTGCTCCGTCAACGTCATCAACGGCGGCTGCAACCCGTCCGCCGCGAACCTCGTCACCGCCCTCGTCACGCACGTGCGCCGATGAGCGCGCTCCTCTCCCTCGAGCCCGGACGCCTCTTCGCGCGCGACTTCCTGATCGAGCGCCCGCTCGCCGAGGGCGGCATGGGCGCGGTGTACGTCGCGCGCCAGGTGTCGACCGGACGCCTCCGCGCGCTGAAGCTGATGCAGCCGGAGCTCGTGCAGGACGACGACCTCCGGCGCCGCTTCCTCCTCGAGGCGAAGATCGGCGCGAACATCGCGAGCGAGCACGTCGTCGAGGTGCAGCTCGCCGGCGTCGACGAGCAGACCGGCGCCCCCTTCCTCGTGATGGAGCTGCTCGAAGGCGCGGACCTCGCGACCCACCTCGAGCGCCGCGGCGGTCCGCTCCCGCTCGCCGAGACGCTCGAGCTGTTCCGCCAGGTCTGCCACGCGCTCCGCCTCGCGCATCGGGCCGGCATCGTGCACCGCGACCTCAAGCCGGCGAACGTGTTCCTCGCGACGCCGCGCGGATCGTCGTCCGCGCCGTTCCACGTGAAGGTGCTCGACTTCGGGATCGCGAAGATGACGCGCGACGCGACGATCGGCGGCGCGCAGACCGGCATGATCGGCACGCCGCTCTGGATGGCGCCCGAGCAGGCGGACTCCGTCCCCGTCACGCCCGCGGCCGACGTCTGGGCGCTCGGCTTGATGCTCTACACCTGCCTCACCGGTCGCTCGTTCTGGCGCGGCGCGGGGGCGGCGACGTCGCTCCAGCAGATCATGCGCGAGATGCTCTTCGATCCGATCCCGACGCCGAGCGCGCGCGCGGCGGAGCAGGGCGTCTCGTTCCCGAAGGCGCTCGAGTGGGTCGTGGCGCGCTCCGTCGTCCGCGCGCCCGGGGCGCGCCTGCCCGACGCGGACGCCTTCTTCGCCGCGCTCGAGGACGCCGCCTCCGGCCGGCCCGCGCCCGCGCCTCCGCTCGTCACCGGCGCGGGCGCGATCGCGGGGGTGGACTTCGAGGAGCCCGCGACCGACGCGCCGTCGCTGGAGCTCGCGGTCACGCCGAGCCCGAACCCCGCGCCGCGGATCTTCGAGCCGCCTCCGACCTTCGCGCCGAGGCCGCGCCCGATCGCGACGCCGCTCCCCGCGCCGAAGGCGGCGCCGCTCCTCGCGGAGGGACGCCGCGCGCCGTGGTGGCTCTTCTTCCTCTTGCCCGTCGGCGTCGTCGCGCTGTTTGCGCTCGCGGTCCGCGCGGCGATGCATCCGCCGGCGCCGACCGTGCTGTGCCGCCTCTGCACCGTGGAGAGCGGCACGTTCGCGAACGGGCCTTACCCGATGCAGGAGATCCGCCACGACGTCGAGGCGCGCTTCGCCGCGCTCGACGCCCGCTGCGTGCGCGGCGCGGAGGAGCCCGGTCGCGCCAAGCTGCGGTGGGTGATGGAGGACGGACGGGCGGAGCGCGCGACGGTGACCGAAGGCGGGCGCGTCGGCCGCTGCCTGCTCGACGGCGTGACGCAGGGTTTCCTCGGCGGCCGCGTCGACGTGGCGATGTCGGGGCGCACCGAGGTGACCTACACGCTCGAGTGGAACGACGCGGTCGATCCTCCGTGACCCTGCGCGAGCGGCGCGGCCGGGTAGGGGCCGGAGAACAGGGCGTC from Labilithrix sp. encodes:
- a CDS encoding NAD-dependent deacylase — its product is MTTTSIRFRDFRRIVFFTGAGMSAESGIPTYRGSGGIWKEYNYEDYACQRAFERDPEKVWDFHDKRREMVRSKEPNRGHLIVAEVQERQPGTKIVTQNIDGMHQRAGAEVEAELHGSLWRVRCDPQNIVRDDDSVPMSPRKCECGGYWRPDIVWFEDQLDHRVVRRAREALEECDLLVSIGTSAVVYPAAQLPRIAAERGAVTVEVNLEDTAMSELYQHRLRGKASDVLAQLDAR
- a CDS encoding CoA-binding protein, with the protein product MPIIDDAESITKLLATTKRIAVLGIKTEDAAGQPAYYVPKFASEAGFEIVPVPVYYPDAKEILGRPVYRKLADVPGTIDLVDVFRRPTDLMAHLDDVLAAKPKAVWLQSGIRNDDFAAKLSAAGITVVQDRCLMVELRERR
- a CDS encoding protein kinase yields the protein MSALLSLEPGRLFARDFLIERPLAEGGMGAVYVARQVSTGRLRALKLMQPELVQDDDLRRRFLLEAKIGANIASEHVVEVQLAGVDEQTGAPFLVMELLEGADLATHLERRGGPLPLAETLELFRQVCHALRLAHRAGIVHRDLKPANVFLATPRGSSSAPFHVKVLDFGIAKMTRDATIGGAQTGMIGTPLWMAPEQADSVPVTPAADVWALGLMLYTCLTGRSFWRGAGAATSLQQIMREMLFDPIPTPSARAAEQGVSFPKALEWVVARSVVRAPGARLPDADAFFAALEDAASGRPAPAPPLVTGAGAIAGVDFEEPATDAPSLELAVTPSPNPAPRIFEPPPTFAPRPRPIATPLPAPKAAPLLAEGRRAPWWLFFLLPVGVVALFALAVRAAMHPPAPTVLCRLCTVESGTFANGPYPMQEIRHDVEARFAALDARCVRGAEEPGRAKLRWVMEDGRAERATVTEGGRVGRCLLDGVTQGFLGGRVDVAMSGRTEVTYTLEWNDAVDPP